The sequence below is a genomic window from Stigmatopora nigra isolate UIUO_SnigA chromosome 4, RoL_Snig_1.1, whole genome shotgun sequence.
ATGAAAGCTCCAAATcactttttggtttgtttttaacattCTGTAAATATCTATGCCTTGTCTATAATTTAGGTATTTAATTTGACAGAGATTTATattcaatatgaaataaaatcttAAATTATGGACgtctttttggggattttttaggGTTTGGTGGTTTgctaaatctttaaaaaaaaatgctggtgttaaaaaaatgttcaaaaaagttTGAATCGTAGAACAAAtggatttttattcaaaattctAAACTTTCAAGTCTTTAGTTctcttttaaacattttctagaTGATACAGTACATTGACCACATTGGCCATAAAGAacagaaaagttgtttttttttaaataaaaggcctactattcataaatatatcaacattttaataattttagtCATGTAAAATGATTgtggtttgcattttttttaaattaaaaaaatggaaatcaatAGGAATTGGACTTGGAGGATGAAAAAATGAGGATTTGACAATTTATATAACACTAAGAGTTTGGTTGTCATTATACAAAGAACATAGATTCACTACTGCATAATGAAGGCTACAAACATGTGCATTGGTATACTTTCTCCAACTGAtaagagttttttttgtcttggtcATGTGTACATTGCTCCATGGAGGTCCTCCAATCTGTGCTCCCTCTGTTTTCTTCTCTCCTACATGACAGAGACACACActtaacacaaacacacacttccggacacacacacttaccttgTCTTTCTTGAATTCTTCATAGTCTGGATTATCAGTCGGAAGTTCCAGTCGACACAGCGGGCAGGAGTTAGTCTTGtgtttttaaaagtcaaaatagaagTTATATTAAAagctgtatgtgtgtatgaatgtatatgtgtatgtacctTGCCGAGCCATGGTAGTATGCAGCTAGAGTGAAAAAGATGCTTGCAAGGCATTTCCCGAACTGTCTCCTGTTCTTCAAATTCCAGTAAACAAACAGGACACTTCAGAGCTTTGTCTgcaaaagcaaagcaaaaaaaagcatcacaaCAACAGGTAATTTGACTGTCTAAAACTGTACTTTCACTTCAAGTACCTGCTTGCTCAGGAGATATAACAACTACATTTAAGGTCTGGACAGCTACTTTGGcagcaggaggaggaagacgcTGGTTCCAGTCTGATGAATCTCCAGAGTCCATCAAGTCCAAACCCTGCATCAAGGACCTTCAAATGGTAATAGAACTATATTTACCAGATATTTCTTGATTATCtctcttttttaattaatgtgtgGCATAGTATAAAACAAATTTGGCTACTTTAAATATCCATGTCATCTTTTTTGTAGTCCCTAAAAATCTTACAAACACGACAATTTTCAACCAATAAgaatggtataaaaaaaaacggatgtcTAATCATGTGATTGGGAGAAGTCTCATATTTACTCTACTGAAATAATACTTTGCATAAAAAAGAGATCATTACTTTAAACAGCAAAAAAGTCAAGAATATCAGCCTAGGCCACACTATGATcatattgattgttttttggttgttgttttttttgaactGGGCAATATTGTAGCCACCTAATTTGAAAGTCACCTGGCAAGTTCCAGAAGCGCATTCTGACGGTACTGCTCCTCAGGGTTAGTGGGCTCACAGTCATGTTCGTCGAAGTACGATGCCATGTTGTTCTATGGATAAAATAGGAAAATCACGATTAAGATGGAATAAAAGAACTTTTTGGGAGGTCAAAAATGTGACACGCAGCTGCAACCCCTTAAAATGCtccaattctttgtttttttgagaatattttcccacttatctttaaaaaatgagaaaatatatcGTAACATTACTGCGATTAGACACGTTTTCTTGGAATAGAGACGACTTATTACCTTAAAAATCCAAATCGCTTGCAACAATAAACATTTGTCATTCTTCCGGGTACCAATGGCTCGGTCACGTGTTCTGCTTCACGTCCAATCAGCGCTACTGAGTTCTTCTTCGCTGATGGAAAAGATGCACGATGGGGCTGGAAAGAAAGCATGTCCTGCAACTTTCACGACAAGCAAGTTATTTCGACGAAGGTAAGAGTAAGGATTCTGTCTTTTCCCCGTCttcttttcaaagacatcaagaAACAGTCTCAATAACATAATTTGACCTATTCCTATATTATTATAATGGAAACCAGCGAGTCGACCCATTGCCACATAGCAAAGGGCTGACTTAGTCCCGCAAGGGGCCACACAAAAAATGGCTACCAGTGACGTTTTAATGTGGATGTATCCCTAAGAACTCAGACGAAATCGTATTGGAGCGCAGCATTCGACGTCATCGGCGTGCGACGGTGCACGACAACAACACGAGTTGCCCAATTGTTGACAGAAACCGTCTCTAGGTCACAGATGAAGCATAattcatagaaaaaaagaatgctAAAGTCGATAGAAAAGCGACCCAACTCTAACAATGCGTCTACGAACGACGGAAGAGTGATAAGTACTGAGCTATTTTGACATGAAATcttatttattgcattttgaaACGCCGATTTCAACGAGCATCACCTAACTTGATAGCATGATGAAATGAGACCAACTttgattgttcattcattctctgaaccgctttgtcccCTAAAGGGTCGCGCAGGGTGCATgagcccagctgacttcaggacaACCTGACCCGGTGGCAGAGGAGATCTTCacatgatgacaaaggaaatcGTAGCTCCTtcgtggcgcagaggtttgttcaccgaactcccgtgtgggagacctgggttcgaatcccggttgggacactttttcacttagttgtttttgtggacttcttctcaagacactcaaatgattacaaagaaaagtgtagccacttggttggcgcagaggttagttcacgggactcccgtctgggagacctgggttcgaatcccgctgtcgtttggctgatcactacagcATGTAGTTCAGAaattggaataagaagaagaaaaaaaagaaaaactttttaatttttattaaacacttagtcatacttttcagcaaaaggttatattccgaactgccttcggcagttcggaagacacttgatggacctgtatgtgcgaaaggcgttctcgggtcggccttcggccgaccctcgaccgcttgcttggtcagtgaaccgccgacaccgggaagcgaactcacgttctctccgtgcaaaggcgagtgtgcaacccactacaccaactcgtgccccacttatacatgggtgttgaaacgttttatccaaggaaatggggtgaaacacttagtcatttttttgttaaaatgtttcatccaccagtgaagacttatacacttaaacacttaggcattagaacttattcttttaactgaataatatttggaaaatctctgcaggcaccgggatttgaacccatgaccacagaggtggcagactgatgacttagccactgggccaccactctgtgagagaaggtagtaatacttatacttttatctcattcatttacctgaataatatttggaaaatctttgcaggcactgggatttgaacccaggaccacagaggtggaagactgatgacttagccactgggccaccactctgtgagagaaggtagtaatacttatacttttatctcattcatttacctgaataatatttggaaaatctttgcaggcaccgggatttgaacccaggaccacagaggtggaagactgatgacttaaccactgggccaccaccctgttgGAGAAAGGAGTAgcacttgtacttttacctcaatcatatacctgaataatatattgggaaaatctttgcatgcacttggatttgaacccaagaccagtgaagtgggaaactgatgacttaaccattgtGCCACCACTCTTCAAGATTaaatagtagtatttgttgttttgtctcttgtcATTCCCAgaatcatacttagtactttgtGGTACCTttcagtgggaaaagttagc
It includes:
- the rnf181 gene encoding E3 ubiquitin-protein ligase RNF181, coding for MASYFDEHDCEPTNPEEQYRQNALLELARSLMQGLDLMDSGDSSDWNQRLPPPAAKVAVQTLNVVVISPEQADKALKCPVCLLEFEEQETVREMPCKHLFHSSCILPWLGKTNSCPLCRLELPTDNPDYEEFKKDKERRKQREHRLEDLHGAMYT